A single region of the Mannheimia bovis genome encodes:
- the der gene encoding ribosome biogenesis GTPase Der produces the protein MTPVVALVGRPNVGKSTLFNRLTRTRDALVADFPGLTRDRKYGHANIGGYDFIVIDTGGIDGTEEGVEEKMAEQSLLAIEEADVVLFLVDARAGLLPADIGIAQYLRQREKTTVVVANKTDGIDADSHCAEFYQLGLGEVEQIAAAQGRGVTQLIEQVLAPLGEQLNADQAVISDENVANDEESDEWDTDFDFDNEEDTALLDEALEEDAEESIEDKNIKIAIVGRPNVGKSTLTNRILGEERVVVYDMPGTTRDSIYIPMERDGQQYTIIDTAGVRKRGKVNLAVEKFSVIKTLQAIQDANVVLLTIDAREGISDQDLSLLGFILNAGRSLVIVVNKWDGLSQDIKDQVKSELDRRLDFIDFARVHFISALHGSGVGNLFDSVKEAYACATQKTSTSMLTRILRMAADEHQPPLVNGRRVKLKYAHPGGYNPPIIVIHGNQVEKLADSYKRYLSNYFRKSLKIIGSPIRILFQEGNNPFAGKKNKLTPNQLRKRKRLMKFIKKSKK, from the coding sequence ATGACTCCTGTTGTTGCCCTAGTTGGCAGACCAAACGTAGGTAAATCTACTTTATTTAACCGCTTAACCCGCACTCGTGATGCCTTAGTGGCAGATTTCCCGGGCTTAACCCGTGACCGTAAATATGGTCACGCCAATATTGGTGGCTACGATTTTATCGTGATTGATACCGGTGGCATTGACGGCACAGAAGAAGGCGTGGAAGAAAAAATGGCAGAACAATCACTATTGGCGATTGAAGAAGCTGATGTCGTGCTATTTTTAGTTGATGCCCGTGCCGGCTTGTTACCCGCAGATATTGGCATTGCACAATATCTACGCCAACGTGAAAAAACCACCGTAGTGGTAGCTAACAAAACAGACGGAATTGATGCCGACTCCCACTGTGCGGAGTTTTATCAACTCGGTTTAGGCGAAGTGGAACAAATCGCTGCCGCTCAAGGGCGTGGCGTAACACAACTTATCGAGCAGGTTTTAGCTCCACTTGGTGAACAACTTAACGCCGATCAAGCGGTCATTTCTGACGAAAATGTTGCAAATGATGAAGAATCCGATGAATGGGATACAGATTTCGACTTCGACAATGAAGAAGACACCGCATTATTAGACGAAGCATTGGAAGAAGATGCTGAAGAGTCTATTGAAGATAAAAATATCAAAATTGCCATTGTCGGTAGACCAAACGTAGGTAAATCTACCCTAACTAACCGTATTTTAGGTGAAGAGCGTGTTGTCGTTTACGATATGCCGGGCACAACCCGTGACTCAATCTATATTCCAATGGAACGTGATGGTCAGCAATATACCATTATCGACACCGCCGGTGTGCGTAAACGTGGCAAGGTCAATTTAGCGGTTGAAAAATTCTCGGTAATCAAAACCTTACAAGCAATTCAAGATGCTAACGTGGTGCTTTTAACCATTGATGCCCGTGAAGGCATTTCAGACCAAGATTTATCACTACTCGGCTTTATTTTAAATGCCGGTCGCTCGTTAGTGATTGTGGTGAATAAGTGGGACGGCTTATCGCAAGATATTAAAGATCAAGTGAAGTCCGAATTAGATCGCCGTTTAGATTTTATTGACTTTGCCCGTGTCCATTTTATTTCTGCACTGCACGGTTCAGGGGTTGGCAATTTATTTGATTCTGTAAAAGAAGCCTACGCTTGTGCGACCCAAAAAACATCCACTTCAATGCTCACTCGTATTTTACGTATGGCAGCAGACGAACATCAACCACCATTGGTAAACGGTCGCCGTGTGAAATTGAAATATGCCCACCCGGGTGGATACAATCCGCCAATTATTGTGATCCACGGTAATCAGGTGGAAAAACTAGCGGATTCTTACAAACGCTATTTAAGCAACTATTTCCGTAAGAGTTTAAAAATTATCGGCTCACCAATTCGTATTTTGTTCCAAGAAGGGAACAACCCGTTTGCCGGTAAGAAAAACAAACTGACACCAAACCAACTGCGTAAACGTAAACGTTTGATGAAGTTTATTAAGAAAAGTAAGAAATAA
- the hemA gene encoding glutamyl-tRNA reductase, with amino-acid sequence MTILALGINHKTASVGLREKVAFVDNKRDLALTQIQESGLAESVVILSTCNRTELYFHQPNISPREESEENIQWREQCFHWFAQIHQLDENELRECLYFKQNLEAANHLMNVASGLDSLILGEPQILGQVKQAYQFSEEFYQQHQRTISTKLSRLFQRTFATAKRVRSETEIGSQAVSVAYAACGLARQIFDNFGKLRFLLVGAGETIELVARYLIQHGAKNIMVANRTHIRAEMLAEKLNAPMQILSLSALQLGLNQADVVISSTGSPDTLITKEMVSIAQKQRQFDPLLLIDIAVPRDIDEKAGELDGVYSYSVDDLQNIIQRNMAQREEAAKQAAEIVKEESKAFFEWLKQQQSSDLIKRYRQDAEQIRQELLEKALQAINQGQDSQRVLSELSYKLTNQLLHAPTQALQSMAKSGNSTGLQSFSKALKLEE; translated from the coding sequence ATGACAATTTTAGCTTTAGGGATTAATCATAAAACCGCTTCTGTGGGTTTAAGAGAGAAAGTCGCATTTGTTGATAACAAACGTGATCTCGCTCTTACTCAAATTCAAGAAAGCGGCTTAGCCGAAAGCGTTGTTATTCTTTCTACCTGTAACCGCACCGAACTCTATTTCCACCAACCGAATATTTCTCCTCGTGAAGAGAGTGAAGAGAATATCCAGTGGCGTGAACAATGTTTCCACTGGTTTGCTCAAATTCATCAGCTTGATGAAAATGAACTGCGTGAATGCCTCTATTTCAAACAAAATTTAGAGGCAGCCAATCATTTAATGAATGTAGCGAGCGGTTTAGATTCTCTGATTTTAGGCGAGCCTCAAATTTTAGGGCAAGTTAAGCAAGCCTACCAATTTAGCGAAGAGTTTTATCAGCAACATCAACGGACAATTTCGACCAAACTGTCCCGTTTGTTCCAACGTACCTTTGCAACCGCAAAACGTGTTCGTTCTGAAACGGAAATCGGCAGCCAAGCGGTTTCAGTCGCTTATGCTGCTTGTGGCTTAGCCCGCCAAATTTTCGATAACTTCGGCAAATTGCGTTTCTTGCTGGTAGGAGCAGGCGAAACCATTGAATTAGTGGCACGTTATTTAATTCAGCACGGTGCTAAAAATATTATGGTGGCAAACCGTACACATATCCGAGCGGAAATGCTGGCGGAAAAATTAAATGCCCCAATGCAAATTCTCTCATTGAGTGCATTGCAATTAGGCTTAAATCAAGCCGATGTAGTCATTAGCTCAACAGGCAGCCCTGACACTCTGATTACCAAAGAGATGGTAAGCATCGCCCAAAAACAACGTCAATTTGACCCTTTGCTATTAATTGATATTGCCGTTCCTCGTGATATTGATGAAAAAGCAGGTGAATTAGATGGCGTTTACTCATATAGCGTTGATGATTTACAAAATATCATTCAACGTAATATGGCTCAACGTGAAGAAGCAGCAAAGCAAGCAGCTGAAATTGTAAAAGAAGAGAGTAAAGCCTTCTTTGAATGGTTAAAACAGCAGCAATCAAGCGATCTTATCAAACGCTATCGCCAAGATGCTGAACAAATCCGCCAAGAATTGTTAGAGAAAGCTCTCCAAGCGATAAATCAAGGGCAAGATAGCCAGCGTGTTTTGAGTGAATTAAGTTACAAACTAACAAACCAACTGCTCCACGCCCCAACCCAAGCATTGCAATCTATGGCAAAAAGTGGAAACTCAACTGGCTTACAAAGTTTTTCTAAAGCACTTAAGCTAGAAGAATAA
- the ispC gene encoding 1-deoxy-D-xylulose-5-phosphate reductoisomerase, translating to MKKLVILGSTGSIGKSTLSVVEHNKGLYEIFALVGGKNVALMVEQCQQYQPTFAAMDDEKAAQELKTSLANLGVKTEVLAGQKAICDLCAHADVDMVMAAIVGAAGLLPTLSAVKAGKKVLLANKESLVTCGQIFIDEARKSGAKLLPVDSEHNAIFQSLPPEAQEKVGFCPLAELGVSKIILTGSGGPFRTKPLNEFDEITPAQAVAHPNWSMGKKISVDSATMMNKGLEYIEARWLFNASADEVEIIIHPQSIIHSMVRYIDGSVIAQMGNPDMCTPIAHTMAYPNRIHAGVPPLDFFKLKELTFIEPDFARYPNLKLAIEAFAEGQYATTAMNAANEIAVEAFLNEQIRFTDIVNVNRTVVENIAPIQVKEIADVLHIDKLARELAKQAVLQL from the coding sequence ATGAAAAAATTAGTGATTTTAGGCTCAACAGGTTCAATCGGTAAAAGCACATTATCGGTAGTTGAGCATAATAAAGGACTGTATGAAATTTTTGCCTTGGTAGGCGGAAAAAATGTGGCATTAATGGTTGAACAATGCCAACAATACCAACCAACTTTTGCTGCAATGGACGATGAAAAAGCAGCTCAAGAACTGAAAACCTCTTTGGCGAATTTAGGTGTAAAAACCGAAGTATTAGCAGGGCAGAAAGCGATTTGTGATCTTTGTGCTCACGCTGATGTGGATATGGTAATGGCAGCAATTGTGGGAGCAGCCGGTTTATTACCAACGCTTTCTGCAGTGAAAGCAGGTAAGAAAGTGTTATTGGCAAACAAAGAATCATTGGTTACTTGTGGGCAGATTTTTATTGATGAAGCTCGCAAATCCGGTGCGAAATTACTTCCTGTAGATAGTGAACACAATGCGATTTTCCAATCGCTACCGCCGGAAGCTCAAGAAAAAGTGGGGTTTTGTCCGCTTGCGGAATTAGGCGTAAGTAAAATTATTTTAACAGGCTCGGGTGGTCCGTTCCGTACTAAGCCATTAAATGAATTTGATGAGATTACACCTGCTCAAGCAGTAGCTCACCCGAATTGGTCGATGGGGAAAAAGATCTCGGTCGATTCTGCTACGATGATGAACAAAGGCTTGGAATATATTGAGGCTCGTTGGTTATTTAATGCGAGTGCCGATGAGGTGGAAATTATTATCCACCCACAATCCATTATTCACTCAATGGTGCGTTATATTGACGGTTCAGTCATTGCTCAAATGGGAAATCCGGATATGTGTACGCCGATTGCACATACAATGGCATACCCAAATCGTATTCACGCCGGTGTGCCGCCGTTGGATTTCTTTAAACTAAAAGAGCTGACTTTTATTGAGCCGGATTTTGCTCGTTATCCGAACTTAAAATTAGCGATTGAGGCTTTTGCCGAGGGGCAGTATGCCACAACAGCAATGAATGCCGCCAATGAAATTGCGGTTGAAGCCTTTTTAAACGAGCAAATTCGTTTTACCGATATTGTAAATGTAAACCGCACCGTGGTGGAAAATATTGCTCCAATCCAAGTGAAAGAAATTGCAGATGTATTGCATATTGATAAGCTCGCCAGAGAATTAGCAAAACAAGCGGTTCTCCAACTCTAA
- the relA gene encoding GTP diphosphokinase, with the protein MVAIRYSHQLDPNNFELASWCTSLNMSPVTFERIQHAWDYAQEKLDTDYSLMWYGIEMVEVLHGLNMDDDSLVAALLFPLVKHNIIDLVQLKEDFNNHIKNLVKGVLEMENIRQLSAHNVSDLQIDNIRRMLLAMVDDFRCVVIKLAERIAYLRDSSHHSEEDTVLAAKECSHVYAPLANRLGIGQLKWELEDYCFRILHPVSYTQIAKFDLGERRVDRERYIANFVEDLTACLAGEIDNVQIYGRPKHIYSIWKKMQKKRLKFNQLFDVRAVRVIVPTLEDCYTALSIIHTKYTHLPEHFDDYIANPKPNGYQSLHTVVLGEGDKTIEVQIRTQKMHDDAELGVAAHWKYKEGATAGRSGYEEKIVWLRKLLEWQNDLADSGDMVAEMRTQIFDDRVYVFTPRGEVIDLPQKATPLDFAYAIHSEIGHRCIGAKVAGRIVPFTYHLQMGDQVEIITQKEPNPSRDWLNPNAGFVNTSKARSKIIAWFKKLDREKNIPIGKEALEAEMDKFGFTLRQIEEYALPRYNLKQFDDLYAGIGGGDIRLHQLMHYLQSKLIKPTAEQEDEAVLKQVNKNNNQPKPSKGYVVVEGVGNLMHSIARCCQPIPGDDILGYITQGRGISIHRADCEQLHELLNANPERVVEADWGEGYVSGLSLTIRVIANDRNGLLRDVSAIMANEKVNVLGVSSRTDIKRSLATIDMEIQLNNVAILNKLLARVSQLDDVIEAKRLSN; encoded by the coding sequence ATGGTAGCAATTCGTTATTCCCACCAACTTGATCCAAATAATTTTGAATTAGCAAGCTGGTGTACGAGCCTGAATATGTCTCCTGTTACATTTGAACGCATTCAACACGCTTGGGATTATGCTCAAGAAAAGCTTGATACCGATTATAGTTTGATGTGGTATGGTATTGAGATGGTCGAAGTGCTACACGGCTTAAATATGGACGATGACAGTCTGGTTGCCGCTCTTCTGTTTCCTCTGGTGAAACACAATATTATCGATCTCGTCCAGTTAAAAGAAGATTTCAATAATCATATCAAAAACCTAGTGAAAGGCGTGCTGGAAATGGAAAATATCCGCCAGCTCTCTGCTCACAATGTGTCTGATTTACAAATCGACAATATCCGCCGTATGCTGCTGGCAATGGTGGATGATTTCCGTTGTGTAGTTATCAAACTTGCCGAACGAATTGCTTATTTGCGTGATAGCAGCCATCACTCGGAGGAAGATACGGTATTGGCTGCCAAAGAATGCTCCCACGTTTATGCACCACTTGCCAACCGCTTAGGCATAGGACAACTTAAATGGGAGCTGGAAGACTACTGTTTCCGCATTTTACACCCTGTCTCTTACACCCAAATTGCGAAGTTTGATTTAGGCGAACGCCGTGTGGATCGTGAACGCTATATTGCAAATTTTGTGGAAGATTTGACCGCTTGTTTAGCGGGTGAAATCGACAATGTACAAATTTATGGTCGCCCGAAACATATCTACAGCATTTGGAAAAAAATGCAGAAAAAGCGTTTGAAATTCAATCAGCTTTTTGATGTGCGAGCAGTACGAGTGATTGTACCAACTTTAGAAGATTGCTATACCGCATTGAGTATTATCCATACCAAATATACTCACTTGCCGGAACATTTTGATGATTATATTGCCAACCCGAAACCAAACGGTTATCAATCACTACATACCGTTGTTTTAGGTGAAGGGGATAAAACTATTGAGGTACAAATTCGCACCCAAAAAATGCACGATGATGCGGAGCTTGGCGTGGCGGCTCACTGGAAATACAAAGAAGGAGCAACCGCAGGGCGTTCAGGCTACGAAGAAAAAATTGTGTGGCTACGGAAATTGCTTGAGTGGCAAAACGATCTTGCCGATTCTGGCGATATGGTGGCAGAAATGCGGACACAAATTTTTGATGACCGTGTTTATGTCTTTACGCCAAGAGGTGAGGTAATCGATCTACCACAAAAAGCCACACCGCTGGATTTTGCTTACGCTATTCATAGCGAAATCGGGCATCGTTGTATTGGAGCAAAAGTAGCGGGACGAATTGTGCCCTTTACTTACCATTTACAGATGGGCGATCAGGTCGAAATTATCACGCAAAAAGAGCCAAACCCAAGCCGAGATTGGCTCAATCCGAATGCCGGGTTCGTTAATACCAGCAAAGCACGCTCAAAAATTATTGCGTGGTTTAAAAAATTAGATCGTGAAAAGAATATCCCGATTGGTAAAGAAGCCCTTGAAGCTGAAATGGATAAATTTGGCTTCACGCTCAGACAAATCGAAGAGTACGCACTGCCTCGCTATAATTTAAAACAATTTGATGATTTATATGCAGGTATTGGTGGGGGCGATATTCGTCTGCATCAGCTAATGCACTATTTGCAATCAAAATTAATTAAACCAACGGCTGAACAAGAAGATGAAGCGGTGCTCAAACAGGTTAATAAAAACAACAACCAGCCAAAACCAAGCAAAGGTTATGTGGTTGTTGAGGGAGTGGGAAATTTAATGCACTCCATTGCTCGTTGTTGCCAGCCGATTCCGGGCGATGACATTTTAGGCTATATCACGCAAGGGCGTGGGATTTCTATCCATCGTGCGGATTGTGAGCAATTACACGAATTGCTAAATGCAAATCCGGAACGTGTTGTGGAAGCAGATTGGGGCGAAGGTTATGTTTCAGGCTTGAGTTTGACTATTCGTGTGATTGCGAATGACCGCAACGGTTTATTACGAGATGTGAGTGCGATTATGGCGAATGAAAAAGTAAACGTGTTAGGCGTTTCCAGCCGAACTGACATCAAACGAAGCCTTGCAACCATTGATATGGAAATTCAGCTCAATAATGTTGCTATCTTAAATAAATTGCTGGCAAGAGTATCGCAATTAGATGATGTGATTGAGGCAAAACGGCTTTCAAATTAA
- the nhaC gene encoding Na+/H+ antiporter NhaC — MNNYLLKLKPMTAIILSLLTVFILGFTMIGLGWVPQISILAVIVILLLFGLLNKIPFKNMQEGMANGLMSGIGAVYLFFFIGLLVSALMMSGAIPTLMYYGLSVISPELFYISAFALSSVVGIALGSSLTTTATIGVAFIGMASAFGANPAIVAGAVVSGAFFGDKTSPLSDTTTIAASVVGIDMFAHIRNMLYTTIPAWILTALLLWFLTEPADAQNLANIESLKTNLQETGLIHGYSLLPFVTLILMAIKRVNSIYIIVTTVTLSLIITYIHSSPTLEQLGNYFFTGYKPVEGVDLGEVASLVSRGGINSMFFTITIVLLALSLGGLLQILGILPALLKGISGFLTNTGRVTFVVASTAVGINVLIGEQYLSLLLSGNTFRSTYERLGLDLKNLSRTIEDAGTVINPLVPWSVCGVFISSVLNVPVLDYLPYAFFCYLCLILTLIFGFTGVTISKKAN; from the coding sequence ATGAATAACTACCTACTTAAATTAAAACCGATGACTGCTATCATACTTTCACTTTTAACAGTCTTTATCTTAGGTTTTACGATGATTGGGCTTGGCTGGGTGCCACAAATTTCGATTTTGGCGGTTATTGTCATTCTGTTACTTTTCGGATTGCTCAATAAAATTCCGTTTAAAAATATGCAAGAAGGTATGGCAAATGGGCTGATGTCCGGTATCGGTGCAGTTTACTTGTTCTTTTTTATCGGATTATTAGTTTCCGCATTGATGATGTCTGGGGCAATTCCTACCTTAATGTATTATGGTCTAAGTGTTATTTCACCCGAGTTATTTTACATCTCTGCTTTTGCCTTAAGTTCTGTGGTAGGTATTGCTTTAGGCAGTAGCTTAACCACAACTGCCACTATCGGTGTTGCCTTTATTGGTATGGCTTCAGCATTTGGGGCTAATCCTGCCATTGTAGCGGGTGCGGTTGTTTCTGGAGCATTTTTTGGTGATAAAACATCCCCACTTTCAGACACTACCACCATTGCTGCTTCTGTTGTAGGTATTGATATGTTTGCCCATATCCGCAATATGCTTTATACCACTATTCCGGCGTGGATTTTAACGGCATTACTACTTTGGTTTTTAACCGAACCTGCCGATGCACAAAACTTAGCAAATATTGAAAGTTTAAAAACTAATTTACAAGAAACAGGGTTAATACACGGCTACTCTTTGTTACCTTTTGTTACTTTAATTTTAATGGCTATTAAGCGTGTTAATTCCATTTATATTATTGTTACTACGGTAACGCTCTCCCTGATTATTACCTATATTCACAGTTCGCCTACCCTTGAACAATTAGGCAATTATTTCTTTACTGGTTATAAACCTGTTGAAGGTGTAGATTTAGGCGAAGTAGCATCATTAGTCTCTCGTGGCGGAATTAATAGTATGTTCTTTACGATTACTATTGTGTTATTAGCCTTAAGTTTAGGTGGCTTATTACAAATTTTAGGTATTTTACCTGCTCTACTGAAAGGGATTAGTGGCTTCTTAACCAACACCGGGCGTGTTACTTTTGTGGTGGCAAGTACCGCAGTTGGTATTAACGTCTTGATCGGCGAGCAATATTTAAGTTTATTATTATCAGGAAATACCTTCCGTTCAACTTACGAGCGTTTAGGTTTAGATCTTAAAAATTTATCTCGCACTATTGAAGATGCCGGTACGGTAATCAACCCATTAGTGCCTTGGAGTGTGTGTGGTGTGTTTATCAGCAGTGTCCTCAATGTACCGGTATTAGACTATTTACCTTATGCATTCTTTTGTTATCTCTGCTTAATCCTCACCTTAATTTTTGGATTTACAGGGGTAACTATTAGTAAAAAAGCAAACTAA
- a CDS encoding FAD-binding protein, with protein MYMIKITQTIDTDLLIVGSGIAGLSAAVEAKSKGLNPLLIGKSTIGSGASYFPLKATLGIQVTGDENDQALFREDIEHIGKGKINPNVVQAYIEDSPKAIELLDRIGFKAWKRNDNRPACFAKYARPIYLIKDWREAALQAKQILQEQQISFYENATLLHIVTDNNQVQGTVFSVVTSGQISYIFCKTNHIILAAGGIAGLYKDNLYPADVIGSLHSVAKQAGATLVNLAFIQFIPAFVEPKYKVLFGEHTLKYVTEITDAQGNNLFPHLSQTQFSKMMLERSHYAPFSLDFECVEFDLVMMKYLLENPNGKGIYLKYSPKLYEDTEEFYTVYLNWLKNEVGIDLVKDSIAIKPFAHSCNGGIQINEWGESAVKGLFAIGEIAHCIEGANRMGGNSVGGGLVFAKRAVAEITRSLKQGNLQKNTEISPLAMAEQALNQLANSNANLELTASQVLSTIREKMALYANVYRTRSNLQLLLNELNCLEQQFDPIYHAPYQGIEVYNALKTAQLVVKNMLNEKSLGAHYLDEQN; from the coding sequence ATTTATATGATCAAAATTACCCAAACAATAGATACAGATTTACTCATTGTCGGCTCTGGCATTGCAGGGCTTTCTGCGGCTGTTGAGGCAAAGAGCAAAGGCTTAAATCCGTTACTGATTGGCAAATCTACCATTGGTTCCGGTGCAAGTTATTTTCCCCTGAAAGCAACCTTAGGCATTCAGGTTACAGGTGATGAAAATGATCAAGCCCTTTTTAGAGAAGATATTGAACATATCGGCAAAGGCAAAATCAACCCTAATGTAGTACAGGCTTATATTGAAGATTCACCTAAAGCCATTGAGTTATTAGATCGCATTGGTTTTAAGGCTTGGAAGCGGAACGACAACCGTCCGGCTTGCTTTGCTAAATATGCTCGCCCGATTTATTTAATTAAAGATTGGCGAGAGGCTGCCCTACAAGCAAAACAAATTTTACAAGAGCAGCAGATTTCTTTCTATGAAAATGCTACCCTTTTACATATTGTAACAGACAATAATCAAGTACAAGGGACGGTATTTTCAGTCGTTACAAGCGGTCAAATTTCTTATATTTTTTGCAAAACCAATCACATCATTTTAGCTGCAGGTGGGATTGCCGGGCTTTATAAAGATAACCTCTACCCTGCTGATGTAATAGGCTCGCTCCATTCTGTTGCGAAGCAAGCCGGAGCGACTTTAGTCAATCTTGCATTTATCCAATTCATTCCTGCTTTTGTCGAACCAAAATATAAAGTCTTATTTGGCGAACATACGTTGAAATATGTAACAGAAATTACTGATGCTCAAGGCAATAATTTATTCCCTCATTTAAGCCAAACGCAATTTAGCAAGATGATGCTTGAACGAAGCCACTATGCTCCGTTCAGCTTGGATTTTGAGTGTGTGGAATTTGACTTAGTGATGATGAAGTATTTACTGGAAAATCCCAATGGAAAAGGTATTTATCTCAAATACAGCCCGAAACTCTATGAAGACACGGAAGAATTTTACACCGTTTATTTGAATTGGCTGAAAAATGAAGTGGGAATTGATTTAGTCAAAGATAGCATTGCGATTAAACCTTTTGCTCACAGCTGCAACGGTGGCATTCAAATTAATGAGTGGGGAGAAAGTGCAGTGAAAGGCTTATTTGCGATTGGCGAAATTGCTCATTGCATTGAGGGAGCAAACCGTATGGGCGGAAATTCTGTCGGCGGTGGTTTGGTGTTTGCCAAACGTGCGGTAGCAGAAATTACCCGTTCGCTAAAACAGGGTAATTTACAAAAAAATACCGAAATTTCACCGCTTGCAATGGCAGAACAAGCATTAAATCAGCTTGCTAACTCAAATGCTAATCTGGAACTAACCGCGAGCCAAGTGCTTTCCACTATTCGAGAGAAAATGGCGTTATATGCGAATGTTTACCGCACTCGAAGCAATCTTCAACTTCTACTCAATGAATTAAATTGTTTGGAACAACAATTCGACCCAATTTATCACGCTCCATATCAAGGCATTGAGGTTTACAATGCACTAAAAACAGCTCAATTAGTGGTAAAAAATATGCTCAATGAGAAGAGTTTGGGAGCACACTACTTAGATGAACAAAATTAG